Below is a genomic region from Culicoides brevitarsis isolate CSIRO-B50_1 chromosome 2, AGI_CSIRO_Cbre_v1, whole genome shotgun sequence.
acacaatGGCACGCtgttaaaatccatttttctgAGATTATTGAACCTCCGCAATGATGCGTTCCGTATTTTTGAAGGGAAGCTTGATATGGTGCTTGATCGATGGAGATGGTTTGACCTCCATGAATAAATGGACGAAGTGAATTTctcgattttaattttgattgctGAGAACcagaaattattacaaaaactaaaagtATGAACCTCATTTTCATAACTGATGGAAAATAACGAGCTTTTTGGTTTCAAAGTTTAAtcgattatttttgtttatatcgctattattcaatttaactaTAACTCAACTAAAGATAATCAGTTAAATTCCAGTTATATTTTGAATCCAATTGCGTACGAAAGCCACGTTGGAATAAACTCCCGGATACTTAGATGATCCACATTCTCTTTCCCATGAGACAATGCCCACAAGAGTTTTGTTATAAACTAACCCACCTCCAGAATCGCCATAACCTGAGAAAAAGTACTTATTAAACGTACAAACATGTCTGTAATTGTCAGGATATGAACCCAACAGAAGAGCAACTTGATAAGGAGCTTTGTCAACggtaattttaaaacctcCAATAATATAGGGTTGTAAATCTGATAATAGGACTTGCTGACAGTACAAaacagtgaaaaatattaaaatacaacGTTTCATATCGACTTAAGATTCTGACTTTtactaaatacttttttaacaaattcacagctttttatactttttttttaaatagttgaattatttttattggcaCTTAAATTGTTAGAATTCGTTAGAATTACTTATTGTTAGAATTACTTGCAtatactgaaaatattttacacgCCTGAATTCTTTTCAATCCAATCTCTTATGTAAGCTACATTTGAATAGACACCTGAATGATTGTCATTTCCCCATGAAACAACTCCTACTAATACTTTATTGAGCACTAATGGACCTCCAGAATCCATGCGAGCTGTATCCTTTCCTTCATTTTGGATTCCTGCACAAATCATACGTTCTGTCAATTTAATCGAGCCATCCGAATACTGCTTTTTACAATCTTCATGATCAACAATTGGTACAGTAATTCCTCTCAACTGATCTCGAGACTCATTTTCGTTATTTGTTAGTCCCCATCCAGTTACAAAGCACTGACTTCCAGCTTTAACTTCTTCATTCTTTTTTGGCAACGAGATTTTATGTACTTTATCATCAAAACTAAGTTCTTCTTCCAATTCCAGCAATGCGTAGTCATAATCAATTGTCGATGGATTCCATCGTATatgatttataatatttttaacgtttaCTAAACGACCTTCTTTGGCATGAAAAGATGATCCAACTCGAACTTTAAACTCTGATGCTTCGGCGCTAAATGTGCAATGAGCTGCTGTAAGAATCCAACGACTTGAGATAATTGATCCTCCACAAGAATGCTCGTCATTGTATTGTACAGATACTTGATAGGGAGCGTCTGAGATTTTGAAAACTGAACCTCCGACAATTCGACTTGAGGTTGGCAACGAATTGGTTTTTGCCAA
It encodes:
- the LOC134831599 gene encoding trypsin-1-like, with the translated sequence MKFVLLILFGVILAKTNSLPTSSRIVGGSVFKISDAPYQVSVQYNDEHSCGGSIISSRWILTAAHCTFSAEASEFKVRVGSSFHAKEGRLVNVKNIINHIRWNPSTIDYDYALLELEEELSFDDKVHKISLPKKNEEVKAGSQCFVTGWGLTNNENESRDQLRGITVPIVDHEDCKKQYSDGSIKLTERMICAGIQNEGKDTARMDSGGPLVLNKVLVGVVSWGNDNHSGVYSNVAYIRDWIEKNSGV